A single genomic interval of Puntigrus tetrazona isolate hp1 chromosome 1, ASM1883169v1, whole genome shotgun sequence harbors:
- the LOC122351007 gene encoding membrane-spanning 4-domains subfamily A member 4D-like isoform X3 has translation METTEVISNDKATVIIQISPQAEYGVVYVDGQTIHHNAALEGFFKSRPKAMGIVQIMIGVTLFLLGVLLTFHVYSPNIVFNIGITYWGSFIYITAGSLSVAAQNKRQPCLVKASLGMNVFSAVTAGLAIIVMGVQFAMSLQFNEQEYLRSDGIMLVFTIPQFIISIYISAIACKATCNIHPIVVNVTKPG, from the exons ATGGAAACCACAGAGGTTATCTCAAACGACAAAGCTACAGTAATCATCCAAATAAGTCCACAGGCAGAATACGGTGTTGTTTATGTTGATGGACAGACGATACATCACAATGCAGCTCTTGAAGGATTTTTCAAATCACGACCAAAGGCAATGGGG ATTGTCCAGATAATGATTGGAGTAACGCTCTTCCTACTTGGTGTTTTACTCACCTTCCATGTCTATTCTCCCaatattgttttcaacattggcATTACCTACTGGGGATCTTTCATT TACATCACTGCTGGATCTTTGTCTGTTGCTGCACAGAATAAACGTCAGCCGTGTTTG GTGAAAGCCTCTCTTGGAATGAATGTGTTCAGCGCCGTAACTGCAGGACTAGCTATTATTGTGATGGGTGTACAGTTTGCAATGTCATTGCAATTTAATGAGCAG gagtaTTTACGATCTGATGGAATAATGCTGGTGTTCACCATTCCTCAGTTCAtcatctctatatatatctcagCAATTGCCTGCAAAGCCACCTGCAACATCCATCCTATAGTGGTCAATGTGACTAAACCAG GATGA
- the tmem144a gene encoding transmembrane protein 144a: protein MNSRVAALVTALLCAVSGGAAQHLDTVEWLSNGPSASVELQQGPNSTNSSDLTYGFISCAVSVVFFGSNFVPVKKIETGDGMFFQWILCAAIWTVSLVVNIILHSPKFWPLAMLGGAMWATGNITVVPIVKTIGLGLGFLIWASFNLLLGWASSRFGWFGIGAETVSKPVLNSCGAGICLFSAFVFFFVKTDVQRTATSEESPLLIDHTVNSDSVVATDDSWVDALTPRSKRIVGMFLAVVAGLLYGASFVPVLYIKNHASDPDGQYSGASQFDLDYVLAQYSGIFLTSTVYFILYCAIKKNRPQVFPKAVLPGFLSGIMWGIATCCWFLANHYLSAVVSFPIITTVPGLIAALWGVVVFKEVKGWRNYIVLIVAFCLVLSGALLTAFSKI from the exons ATGAATTCTCGCGTGGCCGCGCTCGTCACCGCGCTCCTCTGCGCGGTCTCCGGCGGCGCCGCGCAACACCTGGACACAG ttgAATGGCTATCAAACGGTCCAAGCGCGTCCGTGGAGCTTCAGCAAGGACCCAACAGCACCAACTCCTCTGATCTGACTTACGGATTCATATCTTGCGCCGTATCAGTAGTCTTCTTCGGGAGCAACTTTGTACCAGTAAAAAAGATAGAGACTGGTGATG GTATGTTTTTCCAGTGGATTCTATGTGCTGCTATATGGACAGTCTCCCTAGTGGTCAACATCATTCTACATAGTCCAAAGTTTTGGCCTCTTGCTATGCTGGGAGGAGCCATGTGGGCTACTG gtaatATAACTGTAGTTCCCATTGTAAAGACTATTGGGCTTGGGCTTGGTTTTCTTATATGGGCTTCGTTTAATCTTCTTTTGGGTTGGGCCAGCTCAAG GTTTGGCTGGTTTGGTATTGGTGCGGAGACTGTTTCCAAACCAGTACTGAACTCCTGTGGAGCAGGTATTTGCTTGTTTAG tgcttttgtgtttttctttgtgaaaaCCGATGTTCAGAGAACCGCAACATCTGAAGAATCACCATTACTAATAGACCAT ACTGTGAACTCTGACTCTGTGGTAGCAACAGATGATTCCTGGGTGGATGCATTAACACCACGCTCCAAACGGATAGT TGGAATGTTTCTTGCTGTTGTCGCCGGACTCCTATACGGAGCTTCGTTTGTTCCAGTTCTGTACATTAAAAATCATGCATCAGATCCAGACGGCCAATACAGCGGGGCTAGCCAGTTTG ATCTGGATTATGTCCTTGCACAATACAGTGGCATTTTCCTCACTAGTACAGTGTATTTCATCTTGTACTGTGCCATCAAAAAAAACAGACCACAAGTCTTTCCTAAAGCAGTACTGCCAG GATTCCTTTCTGGCATCATGTGGGGTATAGCCACGTGCTGCTGGTTCCTGGCCAACCACTACCTCAGTGCTGTAGTGAGCTTCCCTATTATCACAACA GTTCCTGGATTGATTGCAGCTCTTTGGGGCGTTGTCGTGTTCAAAGAAGTAAAG gGTTGGCGAAATTACATTGTCCTCATCGTTGCTTTCTGTCTTGTTTTATCTGGGGCATTATTGACTGCATTCTCAAAGATCTAA
- the LOC122351007 gene encoding membrane-spanning 4-domains subfamily A member 4D-like isoform X1, which produces METTEVISNDKATVIIQISPQAEYGVVYVDGQTIHHNAALEGFFKSRPKAMGIVQIMIGVTLFLLGVLLTFHVYSPNIVFNIGITYWGSFIYITAGSLSVAAQNKRQPCLVKASLGMNVFSAVTAGLAIIVMGVQFAMSLQFNEQEYLRSDGIMLVFTIPQFIISIYISAIACKATCNIHPIVVNVTKPGERFC; this is translated from the exons ATGGAAACCACAGAGGTTATCTCAAACGACAAAGCTACAGTAATCATCCAAATAAGTCCACAGGCAGAATACGGTGTTGTTTATGTTGATGGACAGACGATACATCACAATGCAGCTCTTGAAGGATTTTTCAAATCACGACCAAAGGCAATGGGG ATTGTCCAGATAATGATTGGAGTAACGCTCTTCCTACTTGGTGTTTTACTCACCTTCCATGTCTATTCTCCCaatattgttttcaacattggcATTACCTACTGGGGATCTTTCATT TACATCACTGCTGGATCTTTGTCTGTTGCTGCACAGAATAAACGTCAGCCGTGTTTG GTGAAAGCCTCTCTTGGAATGAATGTGTTCAGCGCCGTAACTGCAGGACTAGCTATTATTGTGATGGGTGTACAGTTTGCAATGTCATTGCAATTTAATGAGCAG gagtaTTTACGATCTGATGGAATAATGCTGGTGTTCACCATTCCTCAGTTCAtcatctctatatatatctcagCAATTGCCTGCAAAGCCACCTGCAACATCCATCCTATAGTGGTCAATGTGACTAAACCAGGTGAACGTTTTTGTTGA
- the med28 gene encoding mediator of RNA polymerase II transcription subunit 28, producing the protein MASSMGGMFPGQQPPGSHPPTGPGGPGQPGLLTGPPGNRGANNTLVDELEASFEACFASLVSQDYVNGTDQEEIRTGVDQCIQKFLDVARQTECFFLQKRLQLSVQKPEQVEKEDASELKNELQRKEMLIQKHLTKIHHWQQVLEDINVQHKKPTELPQGPLAFLEQASANIPAPMKPN; encoded by the exons ATGGCGTCGTCCATGGGCGGTATGTTCCCCGGTCAGCAGCCTCCTGGGTCTCATCCACCTACGGGTCCTGGGGGCCCAGGTCAGCCAGGACTTCTCACGGGTCCTCCTGGGAACAGAGGGGCAAACAACACTTTAGTAGATGAGCTGGAAGCTTCTTTCGAG GCGTGTTTTGCATCACTTGTCAGTCAAGACTATGTGAATGGAACAGACCAGGAAGAAATTAGGACTG GGGTTGACCAGTGTATACAGAAGTTTCTGGATGTAGCCAGACAGACTGAATGTTTCTTCCTTCAGAAAAGACTGCAGCTATCGGTACAGAAACCTGAACAAGTGGAAAAAGAG GACGCATCAGAATTGAAGAATGAACTCCAGAGGAAAGAAATGCTGATTCAGAAACATCTCACCAAGATCCATCATTGGCAGCAGGTGTTGGAAGACATCAACGTCCAGCATAAGAAGCCCACAGAACTGCCTCAGGGTCCACTGGCCTTCCTGGAACAGGCCTCAGCCAACATTCCTGCACCCATGAAACCAAACTAA
- the LOC122351007 gene encoding membrane-spanning 4-domains subfamily A member 4D-like isoform X2, with translation METTEVISNDKATVIIQISPQAEYGVVYVDGQTIHHNAALEGFFKSRPKAMGIVQIMIGVTLFLLGVLLTFHVYSPNIVFNIGITYWGSFIYITAGSLSVAAQNKRQPCLVKASLGMNVFSAVTAGLAIIVMGVQFAMSLQFNEQEYLRSDGIMLVFTIPQFIISIYISAIACKATCNIHPIVVNVTKPD, from the exons ATGGAAACCACAGAGGTTATCTCAAACGACAAAGCTACAGTAATCATCCAAATAAGTCCACAGGCAGAATACGGTGTTGTTTATGTTGATGGACAGACGATACATCACAATGCAGCTCTTGAAGGATTTTTCAAATCACGACCAAAGGCAATGGGG ATTGTCCAGATAATGATTGGAGTAACGCTCTTCCTACTTGGTGTTTTACTCACCTTCCATGTCTATTCTCCCaatattgttttcaacattggcATTACCTACTGGGGATCTTTCATT TACATCACTGCTGGATCTTTGTCTGTTGCTGCACAGAATAAACGTCAGCCGTGTTTG GTGAAAGCCTCTCTTGGAATGAATGTGTTCAGCGCCGTAACTGCAGGACTAGCTATTATTGTGATGGGTGTACAGTTTGCAATGTCATTGCAATTTAATGAGCAG gagtaTTTACGATCTGATGGAATAATGCTGGTGTTCACCATTCCTCAGTTCAtcatctctatatatatctcagCAATTGCCTGCAAAGCCACCTGCAACATCCATCCTATAGTGGTCAATGTGACTAAACCAG ACTAA
- the LOC122342830 gene encoding membrane-spanning 4-domains subfamily A member 4A-like, with product MEMMEFTSADKTTVIIQINPQEAKDSAIYVDGLEDGELNHNAALKGFFKAEPKALGTVQIMTGVMVFLLGIVLTNLSYSFHMMSVYGFITYWGSAIYISTGSLSVAAQNQFHLCVLKASLGMNLFSIITAETAIILASMDLSRVSLYNCCYDDKRSCLGITGILLVLSILQLIISIAILVFACKVACKPESTVVNVSLNQGY from the exons ATGGAAATGATGGAGTTTACCTCAGCAGACAAAACTACAGTTATCATCCAAATAAATCCACAAGAGGCAAAAGACAGCGCCATTTATGTTGATGGACTGGAGGATGGAGAATTAAATCACAATGCAGCTCTTAAAGGATTTTTCAAAGCAGAGCCAAAGGCACTTGGG ACTGTGCAGATAATGACTGGAGTGATGGTTTTCTTACTTGGTATTGTACTCACAAATCTGAGCTACAGTTTTCATATGATGTCTGTATACGGTTTCATCACTTACTGGGGATCTGCAATT TACATCAGTACTGGATCTCTGTCTGTTGCAGCACAGAATCAGTTTCATCTATGTGTG CTGAAAGCCTCTCTTGGAATGAATTTGTTCAGCATCATAACTGCAGAAACAGCCATCATTCTGGCGAGTATGGACTTATCACGGGTTTCTTTATACAATTGCTGCTATGATGACAAG AGATCCTGTTTGGGGATCACTGGAATATTGCTGGTGTTATCCATCCTTCAGTTGATCATCTCCATCGCTATCTTAGTATTTGCCTGCAAAGTCGCCTGCAAACCTGAGTCTACAGTGGTCAACGTGTCACTAAACCAG GGATACTGA